A single region of the Brachypodium distachyon strain Bd21 chromosome 3, Brachypodium_distachyon_v3.0, whole genome shotgun sequence genome encodes:
- the LOC112271949 gene encoding uncharacterized protein LOC112271949, which produces MVAAVPAAGRLQPAMAAGQCKQPWEYSLRKYLLLLATLVVTVTYAAGFNPPGGIWQDSGSHQGGERRLAGDPIIRDTDYHRYLAFYYCNATAFAASLVLIVLILILAVRHDKEKKKDAVWVASDVVPLRAVMVVDLLSLMGAYAAGTCEDMVCSVYSAVLVVAVFLYILVTRLLAWWFQDNSPDCDDFAAGGATPIHRPDTSSGPGGTMPVPNRAVIPAPVPNSEPVGIQEEEERLRKAKKKLKAEERLRKVLMLLATFAVSITYVAGLSTPGGFWDSAGGSHGPGDAILSDHHGVRLTVFLLCNTTAFVASLLITMLLIIDKKLRKKTARYRELYACIVIALVGLVGAYAAGSCRKTDTTIYVVSQVGAVLVFILLLHGFFYTSASKWLSRPAQRTDENQHTDDNASAREALDKARSLVLLLATLAATITYAAGLDPPGGLWEDNSGGHMAGDPILLTTKATRFKVFFYCNSVAFVASLVVIILVQKELLVKHHVLEAAMILDLFGLIGAYAAGSSRDVNTSTNAMALAGAVLVYVVIHVLFFTLDHKDGGNNKDDEELLEKRRKRLLLFAILAATITYQAGLTPPGGFLLKDDELSGHHAGDPVLLHNFPCRYKAFFYCNSVSFMLSMALIILLVNPNLYRPAIRSNALSVCTAAGLFCLMGAYAAGSTQHFRTSIYIFVLVAVVLLVAAGLLLVFLVRELKRNGKSAAVPSVEEELAGPPKEEAKGEEKRKKEEQEKEKELEERKKHARRKYLMLLGILVASVTYQAGLEPPGGTWQSSSDGHEAGNPVMHDNRKARYLTFFYSNSTSFVASIVVIIMLLPQWLPKEKEEEWEEWSLRVMNTTILLDLVALLVAYAAGSCRGWSTSMYVVALIVAVLGYFVIHMMLSLCSDRRRRHRRRESPGNSPV; this is translated from the exons ATGGTGGCCGCCGTTCCTGCTGCTGGCAGGTTGCAGCCGGCAATGGCGGCCGGCCAGTGCAAGCAGCCATGGGAGTACAGCCTGCGGAAGTACCTCCTGCTGCTGGCCACCCTGGTGGTCACCGTCACCTACGCCGCGGGATTCAACCCACCGGGGGGCATCTGGCAGGACTCTGGCAGCCACCAAGGCGGCGAAAGGAGGCTCGCCGGTGACCCCATCATCCGTGACACCGACTACCACCGCTACCTCGCCTTCTACTACTGCAACGCCACCGCGTTCGCCGCCTCGCTCGTCCTCATAGTCCTTATCCtcatcctcgctgtccgacacgacaaggagaagaagaaggacgcCGTCTGGGTCGCCTCTGACGTCGTGCCGCTGCGGGCCGTCATGGTGGTTGACCTGCTCAGCCTCATGGGCGCATACGCCGCCGGCACCTGCGAAGACATGGTCTGCTCCGTCTACTCCGCTGTGCTGGTGGTCGCCGTCTTCCTCTACATTCTGGTTACCAGGCTGCTGGCCTGGTGGTTTCAAGACAACAGCCCCGACTGCGATGACTTTGCCGCCGGCGGTGCGACGCCCATCCACAGACCCGACACCAGCTCCGGACCTGGCGGTACAATGCCCGTCCCCAACCGTGCCGTGATTCCTGCCCCTGTCCCCAATTCTGAACCCGTTGGcatccaagaagaagaggagcggctccgcaaggccaagaagaagCTGAAAGCCGAAGAGCGGCTCCGCAAGGTCCTGATGCTTCTGGCGACGTTCGCGGTGAGCATCACCTACGTTGCCGGTCTGAGCACGCCGGGTGGCTTCTGGGacagcgccggcggcagccacGGCCCCGGCGATGCCATCCTCAGCGACCACCACGGCGTGCGCCTGACGGTGTTCTTGCTTTGCAACACCACTGCGTTTGTGGCGTCTCTGCTCATCACAATGCTGCTCATCATCGACAAGAAGCTCCGCAAGAAGACAGCCCGGTACCGAGAGCTCTATGCGTGCATCGTCATAGCGCTGGTCGGCCTCGTTGGCGCCTACGCCGCTGGCAGCTGCAGGAAGACCGACACCACCATCTACGTGGTCAGCCAGGTTGGCGCCGTTCTGGTATTCATCCTACTGCTCCATGGTTTCTTCTACACTTCTGCGTCCAAATGGCTTTCCAGGCCAGCCCAAAGAACTGATGAAAATCAGCATACTGATGATAATGCCAG TGCTAGGGAGGCTCTTGACAAGGCCCGATCTCTTGTTCTGCTGCTTGCCACTCTTGCCGCCACCATCACCTACGCTGCGGGGCTGGACCCGCCGGGTGGGCTTTGGGAGGACAACAGCGGCGGGCACATGGCTGGCGATCCGATCCTTCTCACGACCAAAGCTACGCGATTCAAGGTCTTCTTCTACTGCAACTCGGTTGCCTTCGTGGCCTCCCTGGTGGTCATTATCCTGGTCCAGAAGGAACTTCTAGTCAAGCATCATGTGCTGGAGGCAGCCATGATACTGGACTTGTTTGGCCTCATCGGCGCGTATGCTGCCGGGAGCTCCCGAGACGTGAACACCTCCACTAACGCGATGGCCTTGGCAGGCGCCGTCCTGGTCTATGTTGTGATACATGTCCTCTTCTTCACGCTGGACCACAAGGACGGCGGCAACAATAAAGACGACGAAGAGTTGCTGGAGAAGAGGCGCAAGCGGTTGCTCCTCTTCGCCATCTTGGCGGCGACCATCACCTACCAAGCCGGCctcacgcctccaggcggctTCCTGCTCAAGGACGACGAGCTCAGCGGGCACCACGCTGGCGACCCGGTCCTCTTGCACAACTTCCCGTGCCGCTACAAAGCCTTCTTCTACTGCAACTCGGTGAGCTTCATGCTGTCCATGGCTCTCATCATCCTCCTGGTGAACCCCAATCTGTACAGGCCAGCCATACGAAGCAATGCATTGTCTGTCTGCACAGCGGCAGGCTTGTTCTGTCTGATGGGGGCCTATGCCGCCGGAAGCACGCAGCACTTCAGGACGTCCATCTACATCTTCGTGCTGGTGGCCGTGGTCCTCTTGGTCGCAGCGGGACTGCTGCTAGTGTTTCTGGTGAGGGAGCTGAAGAGAAATGGCAAGTCAGCAGCTGTACCATCCGTAGAAGAGGAGCTGGCGGGGCCCCCAAAGGAAGAAGCcaagggagaagaaaaaaggaagaaggaggaacaagaaaaggagaaggaactagaagaaaggaagaagcaCGCCAGGCGCAAATACCTGATGCTGCTAGGCATCTTGGTGGCGAGCGTGACCTACCAGGCAGGCCTGGAACCGCCAGGCGGAACGTGGCAGAGCAGCAGTGACGGGCATGAAGCAGGCAACCCGGTGATGCACGACAACAGGAAGGCCCGGTATCTCACCTTCTTCTACAGCAACTCCACTTCTTTTGTGGCTTCCATCGTCGTCATTATCATGTTGCTGCCACAATGGCTGCcaaaggagaaggaagaagaatggGAGGAGTGGTCGCTGAGGGTGATGAACACGACGATCCTACTGGATTTGGTGGCTCTCCTGGTGGCCTATGCAGCTGGCTCCTGCAGGGGGTGGAGCACGTCCATGTATGTCGTCGCACTCATCGTCGCCGTGCTGGGTTACTTTGTGATCCATATGATGCTGTCACTGTGTTCTgatcgtcgtcgccgtcaCCGTCGCCGTGAGAGCCCAGGAAATTCTCCAGTGTGA